A window of Campylobacter concisus contains these coding sequences:
- a CDS encoding disulfide bond formation protein DsbA: MVIAIDLGSNTFRVALVKKEQNGFSNEQIYEKIVGAARGLNESGKIADESKNRLFEAISEAKNKFDFDKFKCAAVATEAFRVASNSEEIFSEIREKFGINFHIISGKAEAKLTFLGVQNAFKKLGINEKFSVIDIGGASSEIGEDGNFMSFKFGIITFFEKFKTLDLMQENAKFYTKDAREFLNSLKNKFIVLTSGVPTTIAALRLGLNYENYDPKKVSGYELKNDDLAWFIDELLKMDDKGADVAVGRSRKYPLIAGTLLLEELLSEQEAKFLVIDDGLREGVGVTYLQGKFQEIITNF; the protein is encoded by the coding sequence TTGGTCATAGCGATCGATCTTGGCTCAAACACATTTCGCGTAGCGCTTGTCAAAAAAGAGCAAAATGGCTTTAGTAATGAGCAAATTTATGAAAAGATAGTAGGAGCTGCTAGAGGGCTAAATGAAAGTGGCAAGATAGCAGATGAGTCTAAAAATAGGTTATTTGAAGCGATATCGGAGGCTAAAAATAAATTTGATTTTGATAAATTTAAATGCGCAGCAGTCGCAACTGAGGCTTTTAGGGTAGCGTCAAATAGCGAGGAAATTTTTAGCGAGATAAGAGAGAAATTCGGCATAAATTTTCATATCATCAGTGGTAAAGCAGAAGCAAAGCTTACATTTTTGGGTGTTCAAAATGCTTTTAAAAAGCTTGGAATCAATGAAAAATTTAGCGTCATTGACATCGGTGGAGCAAGCTCAGAGATCGGCGAAGATGGAAATTTTATGAGTTTTAAATTTGGCATTATTACATTTTTTGAGAAATTTAAAACACTTGATTTAATGCAAGAAAATGCAAAATTTTATACAAAAGATGCAAGAGAATTTTTAAATAGCTTAAAAAATAAATTTATCGTACTGACTTCCGGTGTACCAACTACTATCGCAGCGCTACGACTTGGACTTAACTACGAGAACTATGATCCAAAAAAAGTAAGCGGATATGAGCTTAAAAATGATGATCTTGCTTGGTTTATAGATGAGCTTTTAAAGATGGATGATAAGGGCGCTGATGTGGCGGTTGGAAGAAGCAGAAAGTATCCGCTCATCGCTGGAACCTTGCTTTTAGAGGAGCTTTTAAGCGAGCAAGAAGCAAAATTTTTAGTTATTGACGATGGGCTTAGAGAGGGTGTTGGGGTGACCTATCTGCAAGGAAAATTTCAAGAAATTATCACAAATTTTTAG
- a CDS encoding GatB/YqeY domain-containing protein has product MSIREQILADIKEAMKAKDEFKRDTLRTLNAALKQVEVDQRIEMTDDVVLPLLQKEIKKRADSVELYIKGAREDLAKKEQGEIEFIKAYLPAQLSDEELKEKIKKIIERAGKNLGAVMKMAKDEIGASAEAKRISMIAKELLA; this is encoded by the coding sequence ATGAGTATAAGAGAGCAAATTTTAGCTGATATAAAAGAGGCTATGAAGGCAAAAGATGAGTTTAAAAGAGACACTTTAAGGACACTAAATGCAGCACTTAAGCAAGTCGAAGTCGATCAAAGGATCGAGATGACCGACGATGTCGTACTTCCGCTACTTCAAAAAGAGATCAAAAAGAGGGCTGACTCAGTTGAGCTTTATATAAAAGGCGCTAGAGAGGATTTGGCTAAAAAAGAGCAGGGCGAGATTGAGTTTATTAAGGCATATTTGCCAGCACAACTAAGTGATGAAGAACTTAAAGAAAAAATAAAAAAGATTATTGAAAGAGCTGGTAAAAATTTAGGTGCCGTAATGAAAATGGCAAAAGATGAGATCGGAGCAAGTGCTGAAGCAAAACGCATAAGTATGATCGCAAAAGAGCTTTTGGCTTAA
- a CDS encoding TolC family protein, with amino-acid sequence MKFLSLVLVLVLSGCAVKNIDENYKQILLEDNASRELNLNTSWWKEYHQSYLDELVELALKNNTDLAKAAINVNKALAQAGILQANLTPSFNAGFEATSSKNIKEGGASSRSFGSSIGLSYELDLWQKLANSKDAAMFEADATKFDLEAGKLSVINSVADTYFQILYLNESIKTYEQILEIYNKLNEIVGLKFELGKEEALSLKQINSQQLNAQNKIESAKKELVSAKKTLRILLNERPEFELKFEDLTLSSVKRVGVDLDVPTSAIANRPDLRAAIYRIEEGILNYKASQKDFYPSITLGASLKSSSSTKEGAFSLKFLNGNVALNLPFLNYHKLKSNLKVSEANFELAKLNYISTLNSALNEIDAFYKGYLNDEALLINYQEQIKNYEEISKIYELKYSYGKVELKQFLEAKNSELEAKIGLLKAKYTLLQDELNIYKAMAGKFNR; translated from the coding sequence ATGAAATTTCTAAGCCTAGTTTTAGTGCTCGTTTTAAGCGGTTGCGCTGTTAAAAATATAGATGAAAATTATAAACAAATTTTACTTGAAGATAACGCTAGCAGGGAGCTAAATTTAAACACTTCTTGGTGGAAAGAATATCATCAAAGCTACCTTGATGAGCTTGTAGAACTTGCGCTTAAAAACAACACCGACCTTGCAAAAGCCGCGATAAATGTAAATAAAGCACTTGCTCAAGCTGGCATTTTGCAGGCAAATTTAACCCCAAGCTTTAACGCTGGTTTTGAGGCAACAAGTAGTAAAAACATAAAAGAGGGCGGTGCTTCTAGTAGAAGTTTTGGCTCAAGCATAGGGCTTAGCTATGAGCTTGACCTTTGGCAAAAGCTAGCAAATAGCAAAGACGCAGCGATGTTTGAAGCAGATGCTACTAAATTTGATCTGGAGGCTGGCAAACTAAGCGTGATAAACTCCGTGGCAGACACTTATTTTCAAATTTTATATCTAAACGAGAGCATCAAAACTTATGAGCAAATTTTAGAAATTTATAATAAGCTAAATGAGATAGTTGGGCTTAAATTTGAGCTTGGCAAAGAGGAGGCGTTAAGCTTAAAGCAGATAAACTCACAGCAACTAAACGCTCAAAATAAGATAGAAAGTGCCAAAAAAGAGCTTGTGAGTGCTAAAAAAACGCTTAGGATTTTGCTAAATGAGAGGCCAGAATTTGAGCTTAAATTTGAAGATCTCACGCTAAGTTCCGTTAAAAGAGTGGGTGTTGATCTAGATGTGCCAACAAGCGCCATAGCAAACCGCCCGGACCTAAGAGCGGCCATTTACCGCATAGAAGAGGGCATCCTAAACTACAAAGCTAGCCAAAAAGATTTTTATCCAAGCATCACGCTAGGAGCTAGCCTCAAAAGTAGTTCAAGTACAAAAGAGGGCGCATTTAGCCTTAAATTTCTAAATGGTAACGTCGCTTTAAATTTACCATTTTTAAACTATCACAAGCTAAAGTCAAATTTAAAAGTAAGTGAGGCAAATTTCGAGCTTGCAAAACTAAACTATATAAGTACTCTAAATAGCGCATTAAACGAGATAGACGCATTTTACAAAGGCTATCTAAACGACGAGGCGCTGCTTATAAACTATCAAGAACAGATAAAAAACTACGAGGAAATTTCAAAAATTTATGAGCTAAAATACTCCTACGGCAAAGTCGAGCTAAAGCAGTTTTTGGAGGCTAAAAACAGCGAGCTAGAGGCTAAAATAGGGCTATTAAAAGCAAAATACACGCTTTTACAAGACGAGCTAAATATCTACAAAGCCATGGCTGGCAAATTTAATAGGTAA
- a CDS encoding MacB family efflux pump subunit — MISLKNITKSFKLGDNEIEILHGINLEIKKGEFIAIIGQSGSGKSTLMNILGCLDSPSGGQYLLDGKDISKFDSDSLAKLRRDKFGFIFQRYNLLSTMNALENVALPSIYAGANKSDREKRGMEILDSLGLSEKAKNLPNKLSGGQQQRVSIARALMNGGEIILADEPTGALDSKSGLRVMEILVDLYKKGHTIIIVTHDPKIAEYTSRVIEIKDGNIVSDNVKNSEIYEATKQSQPEKSKFTYYKDQLIESFKMSVNAMLAHKLRSLLTMLGIIIGITAVISVVALGKGSQEQILAGIRKIGTNTIDIMPGKGFGDMLSGRVKTLSISDANMLSKQSFLDSVTPNTSTSGVLTYENISLTATLKGGGVGSFDVNGLKLEKGRIYDEDEVLNSDSVTLIDQNTKNSIFKNEDPIGKIILFNKKPLRIIGVLQKDEFKVGDASSLKIYAPYTTVINKITGDKFISSITVKVNESVNAQIAEKSLTDLLTIKHSKKDFFTRNSDSIKQTIEETISTMRLLISSIAVVSLVVGGIGVMNIMLVSVTERTKEIGIKMAIGARQSNILQQFLIEAVLLCLIGGAIGIAFSYAIGYIFNNFLDGFSMIFSNGSIVLALVTSMAIGIIFGYMPAKNASKLNPIDALSRE; from the coding sequence GTGATAAGCCTAAAAAATATCACAAAAAGCTTTAAGCTTGGCGATAATGAGATAGAAATTCTTCATGGCATAAATTTAGAGATAAAAAAGGGCGAATTTATAGCTATCATCGGTCAGTCTGGCTCTGGTAAATCAACTCTGATGAACATCCTTGGTTGCCTTGATAGCCCAAGTGGCGGGCAATACTTACTAGATGGCAAAGATATATCTAAATTTGATAGTGACTCGCTTGCCAAGCTTAGGCGAGATAAATTTGGCTTTATCTTTCAAAGATATAACCTTCTTAGCACGATGAACGCCCTTGAAAACGTCGCACTTCCTAGCATTTATGCAGGGGCAAATAAGAGCGATCGAGAAAAAAGAGGAATGGAGATTTTAGACTCTCTTGGCCTTAGTGAAAAGGCTAAAAATTTACCAAATAAACTCTCAGGCGGACAGCAGCAAAGGGTTTCCATAGCAAGGGCGCTGATGAATGGTGGCGAGATCATCTTGGCTGATGAGCCAACAGGCGCGCTTGATAGCAAAAGTGGTCTTAGAGTGATGGAAATTTTAGTGGATCTTTATAAAAAAGGTCACACCATCATCATCGTTACGCACGATCCAAAGATCGCCGAGTACACGAGTAGAGTGATCGAGATAAAAGATGGCAACATCGTAAGCGACAATGTAAAAAATAGCGAAATTTACGAGGCTACAAAGCAGAGCCAGCCAGAAAAAAGCAAATTTACCTACTATAAAGATCAGCTAATTGAAAGCTTTAAAATGTCGGTAAATGCGATGCTAGCTCATAAATTAAGATCACTTTTAACGATGCTTGGCATTATTATTGGCATCACTGCAGTCATTAGCGTCGTAGCTCTTGGCAAAGGCTCACAGGAGCAAATTTTAGCTGGTATCAGAAAGATCGGCACAAATACGATCGATATCATGCCAGGAAAAGGCTTTGGCGATATGCTCTCAGGTAGGGTAAAAACGCTCTCTATAAGTGACGCAAATATGCTCTCAAAGCAGTCATTTCTGGACTCAGTCACTCCAAACACAAGTACTTCAGGCGTACTAACATATGAAAATATCTCCTTAACAGCGACACTAAAGGGCGGTGGAGTAGGGAGCTTTGACGTAAATGGACTAAAACTAGAAAAGGGAAGAATTTACGACGAGGACGAGGTTTTAAACTCAGATTCTGTCACACTAATAGACCAAAACACCAAAAATAGTATATTTAAAAACGAAGATCCTATCGGCAAGATCATACTTTTTAATAAAAAGCCACTTCGCATTATAGGCGTTTTGCAAAAAGATGAGTTTAAAGTCGGCGATGCTAGCTCGCTTAAAATTTATGCTCCATACACGACTGTGATAAACAAGATAACGGGAGATAAATTTATTAGCTCAATAACCGTAAAAGTAAATGAAAGCGTAAATGCTCAAATCGCAGAAAAGAGCCTAACCGATCTTTTAACGATAAAACACAGCAAAAAAGACTTCTTTACTAGAAATTCTGATAGCATCAAGCAGACTATCGAAGAGACGATCTCAACCATGCGCCTTCTAATATCAAGTATCGCCGTGGTTTCGCTAGTAGTTGGTGGCATAGGCGTGATGAATATCATGCTAGTCTCGGTCACCGAGCGCACCAAAGAGATAGGTATCAAAATGGCGATCGGAGCCAGACAGAGCAACATCTTGCAGCAGTTTTTGATAGAGGCGGTGCTACTTTGCCTTATCGGCGGAGCTATTGGTATAGCCTTTTCCTACGCTATTGGCTACATTTTCAACAACTTTTTAGATGGTTTTAGCATGATCTTTTCAAACGGCTCGATCGTGCTTGCGCTTGTTACGTCGATGGCCATTGGCATCATCTTTGGCTATATGCCAGCTAAAAATGCCTCAAAACTAAATCCAATAGATGCGCTTTCAAGGGAGTAA
- the pbpC gene encoding penicillin-binding protein 1C, producing MKKFKFLKFLALFLALVVAIFLILDQIYPLNLDALKKDEAKILLDKNGEIINMKLSSDGIWRFHEQSFPNSLKQCVVLFEDRYFYYHFGVNFASIFRAFFHNLRSDNRIGASTITMQVARMLEPSDRSYKNKIREIFRAFQLELHFSKDEILNLYLNLAPYGGNIEGAKAASFFYFGKELNELSYAQAALLSTIPKNPNKNRLDRVSNINALKNRVIKMLYKANLIDLSAFKRAQAEPFKNVRAKAIVTAEDYANVAFKNQISKASLDLNLQKDMLKILKDTMFLLKAKNANNAAAVVIDNKKMSVVAFIGSHDEHARDGKNSALNMKRNTGSTLKPFIYSLALDNGLITPNSQLIDTQIYIKEYAPKNFSNDFLGIVSAKDALNFSLNIPVINLNLKLKDNSLYELLEKVNLVDEDKEYYGASITLGSAEMSLLDLAHLYTIYANDGIYRPLEFAGKNYKNEEKNVTLISPQSAYLTAKMLSEASRSYLKNAWQYAQNTPKIAFKTGTSANSRDLYAIGVDENYTIAIWIGNFNAGKTDKLTGLNDVSKSLFNMFKIIAQKEKLRFMSEPDGIEKLSTCLDAFNYEKCKKMALDDRIKGVDLKDKCESLRGEELDFLVKNELLDKDEIQKSPCAEIFKDKKPAFAYPYDGEEIVTDENITQVMVKCYAFLGDEIYLKIDDLNFSKIENASEKKFDLTLGEHSIKCLDQNSNQSEITIKIRR from the coding sequence ATGAAAAAGTTTAAATTTTTAAAATTCCTTGCCCTATTTTTGGCTTTAGTGGTTGCTATTTTTTTGATACTTGATCAAATTTATCCACTAAATTTAGACGCACTCAAAAAAGACGAAGCCAAAATTTTGCTTGATAAAAATGGCGAGATCATAAATATGAAGCTTAGTAGCGATGGAATTTGGAGATTTCACGAGCAAAGCTTCCCAAACTCGCTAAAACAATGCGTCGTTCTCTTTGAAGATAGATATTTTTACTACCATTTTGGCGTAAATTTTGCCTCCATTTTTAGGGCATTTTTTCACAACCTAAGAAGCGATAACCGCATAGGCGCTAGCACTATCACGATGCAAGTGGCAAGAATGCTTGAGCCAAGTGATAGGAGTTATAAAAATAAGATAAGAGAAATTTTTAGAGCATTTCAGCTTGAACTTCACTTTAGCAAGGATGAAATTTTAAATTTATACCTAAATTTAGCCCCTTATGGTGGCAATATCGAGGGTGCAAAGGCGGCAAGCTTCTTTTACTTTGGCAAGGAGCTAAATGAGCTTAGCTACGCTCAGGCCGCACTTTTAAGCACAATACCAAAAAATCCAAATAAAAATAGACTTGATAGAGTTTCAAACATAAACGCCCTAAAAAACAGGGTCATAAAGATGCTTTACAAGGCAAATTTAATCGATCTTAGTGCCTTTAAAAGAGCGCAAGCTGAGCCATTTAAAAATGTAAGAGCAAAAGCTATCGTAACCGCGGAAGATTATGCAAATGTCGCTTTTAAAAACCAAATTTCAAAGGCGAGTTTGGATCTAAATTTACAAAAAGATATGCTTAAAATTTTAAAAGATACGATGTTTTTGCTAAAGGCTAAAAATGCAAACAACGCAGCAGCCGTGGTCATTGATAATAAAAAAATGAGTGTTGTTGCCTTCATCGGCTCGCATGATGAGCATGCGCGTGACGGTAAAAACTCAGCCCTAAATATGAAGCGAAATACCGGCAGCACGCTAAAGCCTTTTATCTACTCGCTTGCGCTTGATAACGGGCTTATCACGCCAAATTCGCAGTTAATTGATACGCAAATTTATATAAAAGAGTATGCCCCAAAGAATTTTAGTAATGATTTTTTAGGTATCGTAAGCGCGAAAGATGCTCTAAATTTCAGCCTAAATATTCCGGTTATAAATTTAAACTTAAAACTAAAAGACAATTCGCTTTACGAACTACTTGAAAAGGTAAATTTAGTAGATGAAGATAAAGAGTATTATGGAGCTTCTATAACGCTTGGAAGTGCTGAAATGAGCCTGCTTGATCTTGCTCATCTTTATACTATTTATGCAAATGACGGCATTTATAGGCCGCTTGAGTTTGCTGGCAAAAACTACAAAAATGAGGAGAAAAATGTAACTCTCATCTCGCCTCAAAGTGCCTATTTGACTGCTAAAATGCTAAGTGAAGCCTCAAGATCGTATCTAAAAAATGCTTGGCAGTACGCCCAAAATACGCCAAAGATTGCTTTTAAAACTGGCACAAGCGCAAACTCACGTGATCTTTACGCCATAGGCGTTGATGAAAATTACACAATTGCTATTTGGATTGGAAATTTTAATGCCGGTAAAACCGATAAATTAACAGGACTAAATGACGTATCAAAGAGTCTTTTTAATATGTTTAAGATAATCGCTCAAAAAGAGAAGTTAAGATTTATGAGTGAGCCAGATGGCATAGAAAAGCTGTCAACCTGCCTTGATGCCTTTAACTATGAAAAGTGCAAAAAAATGGCGCTTGATGATAGGATAAAGGGTGTAGATTTAAAAGATAAATGCGAAAGTTTAAGAGGCGAAGAGCTTGATTTTTTGGTTAAAAATGAGCTTTTGGATAAAGATGAGATACAAAAAAGTCCTTGTGCTGAAATTTTTAAAGATAAAAAGCCAGCTTTTGCCTATCCGTATGACGGTGAAGAGATAGTGACAGATGAAAATATTACACAAGTTATGGTAAAATGCTACGCGTTTTTAGGCGATGAAATTTACCTAAAAATAGATGATTTGAACTTTTCTAAGATAGAAAATGCAAGCGAAAAAAAGTTTGATCTAACTCTTGGCGAGCACAGCATAAAATGCCTTGATCAAAACTCAAATCAAAGTGAAATAACAATAAAAATAAGGAGATAA
- a CDS encoding ATP-dependent helicase yields MPLSRLNKEQYTAATAPFGHNLIIASAGTGKTSTIVARIAHLLNLGVKPEKILLLTFTNKAASEMIERLNRYFDKQITSKITAGTFHSVSFSLLKSLDKGVTLKQPSELKTLLKSLVERRKFYHLSDVKPYGGAYLYDLYSLFQNSEQGTTFGKWISDKSEEQGVYAEIYEDVLEEFEVEKAKFAYADFNDLLIKMRDELKKGANLAYDEILIDEYQDTNTLQGSLIDAFKTKSLFCVGDFDQSIYAFNGANIEIIGSFKDRFPNANIYALNVNYRSSSSILALANKVINNNPRLYEKHLTVSREGNFKPPRLLVYNELFDQYQNIADIISLSPFNRENIAIIFRNNSSADGIEVALKERGIGSKRKGGVSFFESREIKALIDIMGIYVNPKDIMAFIHICEYAKGVGSAVSKEIFDALLKLGHGNLIKGIVEPDDSVNISSNKRRNYQLGLFDDLDEFAEVSRFSKLGFSDKFLGHPVLKLQKLSESGAQFLYEIYNFLRGMRNISKPATMINEIKTSKIYSLIVENLSTKRATLKNGNVDLALKEEVKERIMAKSVVLSELAKKYQDISKFYNFLALGSNEMSEGQGVSLLSVHASKGLEFDQVFIVDLAQNRFPNLKLMSMGGSLEEERRLFYVAVTRAKDELYLSYAKYDKIKKINYQPSRFLIEAGMAKEEV; encoded by the coding sequence ATGCCCTTATCTAGGTTAAACAAAGAACAATACACCGCCGCAACTGCGCCATTTGGACACAATCTGATCATCGCTTCAGCTGGCACTGGCAAGACTAGCACCATTGTCGCACGCATCGCTCATTTGCTAAATTTAGGCGTAAAACCAGAGAAAATTTTACTTCTAACTTTTACAAACAAAGCAGCAAGCGAAATGATAGAGCGTTTAAATAGGTATTTTGACAAGCAAATCACCTCCAAAATCACCGCAGGCACCTTTCACTCGGTCTCATTTTCGCTTTTAAAAAGCCTTGATAAAGGCGTCACGCTAAAGCAGCCAAGCGAGCTAAAGACGCTTTTAAAAAGTCTTGTTGAAAGGCGTAAATTTTACCATTTAAGCGACGTCAAACCTTACGGCGGAGCCTATCTATACGATCTTTACTCGCTCTTTCAAAACAGCGAGCAAGGCACTACTTTTGGCAAGTGGATAAGCGATAAGAGCGAAGAGCAGGGCGTTTATGCTGAAATTTATGAAGATGTTTTAGAGGAGTTTGAGGTTGAAAAGGCTAAATTTGCCTACGCTGATTTTAACGACCTTCTCATAAAAATGCGCGACGAGCTAAAAAAGGGGGCAAATTTAGCTTATGATGAAATTTTGATCGATGAGTATCAAGACACAAATACTCTTCAAGGCAGCCTCATAGACGCATTTAAGACAAAGAGTCTATTTTGTGTGGGCGATTTTGATCAGAGTATTTACGCATTTAACGGCGCAAATATCGAGATAATAGGCTCATTTAAAGATCGCTTCCCAAACGCAAATATCTACGCTTTAAATGTAAATTACCGCTCAAGCTCAAGCATACTTGCCCTTGCAAATAAGGTGATAAACAACAATCCAAGGCTTTATGAAAAGCACCTCACAGTTAGCCGTGAGGGAAATTTCAAGCCTCCAAGGCTGCTTGTCTATAACGAGCTTTTTGATCAGTATCAAAACATCGCTGATATCATCTCGCTTTCGCCATTTAATAGAGAAAATATCGCCATAATTTTTAGAAATAACTCATCAGCTGATGGCATCGAAGTTGCGCTAAAAGAGCGAGGCATCGGCTCAAAGCGAAAGGGTGGGGTGAGCTTTTTTGAGAGCCGCGAGATCAAGGCACTCATCGACATCATGGGAATTTATGTCAATCCAAAAGATATAATGGCATTTATCCACATCTGCGAATACGCAAAAGGCGTTGGTAGCGCCGTTAGCAAAGAAATTTTTGATGCGCTGCTTAAGCTTGGGCATGGAAATTTGATAAAAGGGATAGTTGAGCCAGATGATAGCGTAAATATCTCATCAAACAAAAGGCGAAACTACCAGCTTGGTCTTTTTGATGACCTTGACGAATTTGCCGAAGTTTCAAGGTTTTCTAAGCTTGGCTTTAGCGATAAATTTCTAGGTCATCCTGTGCTAAAACTACAAAAACTAAGCGAGAGTGGGGCGCAGTTTTTATATGAAATTTACAACTTTTTAAGAGGCATGAGAAATATCTCAAAGCCAGCCACGATGATAAACGAGATAAAAACTAGCAAAATTTACTCTCTAATCGTTGAAAATCTCAGCACAAAAAGGGCAACTCTAAAAAATGGCAATGTTGATCTAGCACTCAAAGAAGAGGTCAAAGAGCGCATAATGGCAAAGAGCGTGGTGCTAAGCGAGCTAGCCAAAAAGTACCAAGATATCAGTAAATTTTATAACTTCTTAGCCCTTGGAAGCAATGAGATGAGCGAAGGGCAGGGCGTTAGCCTGCTTAGTGTGCATGCGAGCAAGGGGCTTGAGTTTGACCAAGTTTTTATCGTCGATCTCGCTCAAAACCGCTTTCCAAATTTAAAGCTAATGAGCATGGGTGGCAGCCTAGAAGAAGAAAGACGGCTCTTTTACGTGGCAGTAACTAGAGCAAAAGACGAGCTATATCTAAGTTATGCAAAATACGACAAGATAAAGAAGATCAACTACCAACCGAGTAGGTTTTTGATAGAGGCTGGCATGGCGAAAGAGGAAGTTTAA
- a CDS encoding efflux RND transporter periplasmic adaptor subunit, with amino-acid sequence MKKSKILIILLILGVGGYFIYDNFFKIKDEKVEFITKKAKKGSFSKKVDATGEIFATELVDVGAQVSGQIKKLYVKLGDQVKKGDMIASIDSSTQQNNIDNKEAQLAIYKAQLESAKVALNIAKTQFDRENALFAKNATSKQEFESAKNTYSANSAKIKELEAQIKQTNIELSTAKINLGYTKITAPRDGIIVSVQVEEGQTVNANQTTPTIVKIADLSYVKMKMQIAEGDITKIKVGTPVEYSILSEPMKKFQTTVSSIDPGLTTLSDGSYGSSSSSKSTSSSTSSNSAVYYYAQSIVENKDKILRIGMTTQNELLIASVKDAIIVPSIGIKKDENGTFVYVLKDGKAVKTAVKTGIKDNLDTQIISGVNEGDEIITSQGSASEIAKMIEKENKKF; translated from the coding sequence ATGAAAAAATCTAAAATTTTAATAATCCTACTTATTTTAGGCGTCGGCGGATATTTTATCTATGATAATTTTTTCAAGATAAAAGATGAAAAGGTGGAATTTATCACTAAAAAGGCAAAGAAAGGTTCATTCAGTAAAAAAGTCGATGCGACTGGAGAAATTTTCGCCACCGAGCTAGTTGATGTGGGTGCTCAGGTGAGCGGCCAGATAAAAAAACTCTACGTTAAGCTTGGAGATCAGGTCAAAAAAGGCGATATGATCGCAAGTATCGATAGCTCGACCCAGCAAAATAACATCGATAATAAAGAAGCACAGCTTGCTATCTACAAAGCTCAGCTTGAAAGCGCAAAAGTAGCTCTAAACATCGCTAAAACGCAGTTTGATAGAGAAAATGCACTTTTTGCCAAAAACGCCACTTCAAAACAAGAATTTGAAAGTGCAAAAAACACATATAGCGCAAATAGCGCCAAGATAAAGGAGCTTGAAGCTCAGATAAAACAGACAAATATTGAGCTAAGCACAGCTAAGATAAATTTAGGCTACACAAAGATCACCGCCCCAAGAGATGGCATAATAGTAAGCGTACAGGTCGAAGAGGGACAGACCGTAAATGCCAATCAAACTACGCCAACCATCGTAAAGATCGCAGATCTTAGCTATGTCAAGATGAAGATGCAAATAGCTGAAGGCGACATCACAAAGATAAAAGTCGGCACGCCAGTTGAGTACTCGATCCTATCTGAGCCAATGAAAAAATTTCAAACGACGGTTAGCTCAATCGACCCTGGCTTAACGACATTAAGCGATGGTAGCTATGGCTCTAGCAGTAGTAGCAAATCCACAAGCTCAAGCACTTCAAGCAACTCAGCTGTTTATTATTATGCTCAAAGCATAGTTGAAAATAAAGATAAAATTTTAAGAATAGGCATGACCACGCAAAATGAGCTTTTGATAGCAAGCGTAAAGGATGCTATCATCGTACCAAGTATTGGTATTAAAAAAGATGAAAACGGCACATTTGTCTATGTTCTAAAAGATGGCAAAGCGGTAAAAACAGCGGTCAAAACTGGCATAAAAGACAACCTCGATACGCAGATCATTAGCGGTGTGAACGAGGGCGACGAGATCATCACATCACAAGGCTCAGCAAGCGAGATAGCCAAGATGATCGAAAAAGAAAATAAGAAGTTTTAA